One genomic segment of Streptomyces sp. RerS4 includes these proteins:
- a CDS encoding DUF3631 domain-containing protein — MTLTTIHPADLADLAADVPEQAPQGVAVLDAVEAFHRRFNVFPSEAAYIAVVLWDAHAHLLDAFDATPRLAFLSPEPGSGKSRALEIVETLVPAPMVAVNASPAALFRAVSGGEGRPTILFDEIDTVFGPKAGENEELRGFINAGHRRSGVTYRCVSDGAGNQSVVAFPSYCALAVAGLGNLPDTILTRSVVIRMRRRARAEKVEPFRARLHTAEGHALRERLATWADHVRDRITGAFPVMPDGVTDRPADVWEPLLAVADAAGGDWPERARAACIELVTAAETDDKASLGVRLLTDLRDHVFGDIPRLPTAAVLEQLRSLDEAPWGDLNGRPLDARGLGQTLREYMTTDNKPIVARNIKSGGAVLKGYYAADLADAWSRYCPPPGS; from the coding sequence CGCCGCCGACGTCCCGGAGCAGGCGCCGCAGGGCGTGGCCGTCCTCGACGCGGTCGAGGCCTTCCACCGCCGCTTCAACGTCTTCCCCAGCGAGGCCGCCTACATCGCGGTCGTGCTGTGGGACGCCCACGCCCACCTCCTCGACGCGTTCGACGCCACCCCCCGCCTCGCGTTCCTCTCCCCGGAACCCGGATCGGGCAAGTCCCGCGCGCTGGAGATCGTGGAGACCCTGGTCCCCGCGCCCATGGTGGCGGTCAACGCCTCCCCGGCCGCGCTCTTCCGGGCCGTCTCGGGTGGTGAGGGCCGGCCCACGATCCTCTTCGACGAGATCGACACCGTCTTCGGCCCCAAGGCCGGGGAGAACGAGGAACTGCGCGGGTTCATCAACGCCGGCCACCGACGCTCGGGCGTCACCTACCGGTGCGTGAGCGACGGCGCCGGCAACCAGTCCGTCGTCGCGTTCCCCTCGTATTGCGCGCTGGCCGTGGCCGGGCTGGGGAACCTGCCCGACACGATCCTGACCCGCTCCGTCGTCATCCGCATGCGCCGCCGGGCCCGCGCCGAGAAGGTCGAGCCGTTCCGCGCCCGCCTGCACACCGCCGAGGGCCACGCCCTTCGCGAGAGGCTCGCCACCTGGGCCGACCACGTCCGCGACCGCATCACCGGCGCCTTCCCCGTCATGCCCGACGGGGTCACCGACCGACCCGCCGACGTCTGGGAGCCCCTTCTCGCGGTGGCCGACGCCGCTGGCGGGGACTGGCCCGAACGGGCCCGCGCCGCCTGCATCGAGCTGGTCACCGCCGCCGAGACCGACGACAAGGCCAGTCTCGGCGTCCGCCTCCTCACCGACCTGCGCGACCACGTCTTCGGAGACATCCCCCGCCTGCCCACCGCCGCCGTCCTCGAACAGCTCCGCTCCCTGGACGAAGCCCCCTGGGGCGACCTCAACGGCCGCCCCCTCGACGCCCGCGGGCTCGGCCAGACGCTCCGCGAGTACATGACCACCGACAACAAGCCCATCGTCGCCCGCAACATCAAATCCGGCGGAGCCGTGCTCAAGGGGTACTACGCCGCCGACCTCGCCGACGCGTGGAGCAGGTACTGCCCGCCCCCCGGTTCCTAG
- a CDS encoding helix-turn-helix domain-containing protein, which translates to MEGIDLTAIPPRFFKPETLAELFDVPVETVYQWRKKRTGPPGFRVGKHVRYHPEAVRAWIDQQMTADLSQAA; encoded by the coding sequence ATGGAGGGGATCGACCTGACCGCCATACCGCCCCGCTTCTTCAAGCCCGAGACGCTCGCGGAACTCTTCGACGTGCCCGTCGAAACCGTCTACCAGTGGCGCAAGAAGCGCACCGGGCCGCCCGGATTCCGCGTCGGCAAGCACGTCCGCTACCACCCCGAAGCCGTACGGGCCTGGATCGATCAGCAGATGACCGCTGACCTCAGCCAGGCCGCATAG
- a CDS encoding site-specific integrase produces MAGHVQDRWYKTEKGPDGKPRRIKTDRYGLGSRYRARFIGPDGTEKSKSFPDKQKRIAEQWLVHVEADMSRRQYVDPVASRITFREYGEKWIASQTTDPTTRTAVEVQLRKHAFPYLGSRPLDSFRPEHIRDWLSKLEPVLPVSSYRRVIFASVSSVLAAAVDDELLTRNPCRARSVRPPASVPPRVVPWTPDRLFAVRTALPKRYRAMADAGGGCGLRQGEIFGLPDDPDDFRSEWLRVTNQVKVVNGHLVFAPPKRGKERDVPLPRRVAQAFREHRKEFPPVDVTLPWLRPGGPLVTKRLLFSLPGGGAVRRTDFNTRVWKVALVQAGVIPQPQEGERHQAAREHGMHALRHFYASVLLHHGENIKALSTYLGHSDPGFTLRVYTHLLGNADGRTRRAVDGMYEAGGFTSDGPQTAQEG; encoded by the coding sequence ATGGCAGGACACGTCCAGGACCGCTGGTACAAGACGGAGAAAGGACCCGATGGAAAGCCCCGCCGAATCAAGACCGACCGATACGGGCTTGGTTCGCGCTACCGGGCCCGCTTCATCGGCCCCGACGGGACCGAGAAGTCCAAGAGCTTCCCCGACAAACAGAAGCGCATTGCTGAGCAGTGGCTGGTCCACGTCGAGGCCGACATGTCGCGGCGGCAGTACGTCGATCCCGTCGCCAGTCGGATCACCTTCCGGGAGTACGGCGAGAAGTGGATCGCCAGTCAAACCACGGACCCGACCACTCGCACCGCGGTTGAAGTACAGCTCCGAAAGCACGCCTTCCCATACCTGGGTTCTCGACCGCTCGACTCGTTCCGCCCCGAGCACATTCGGGACTGGCTCAGCAAGTTGGAGCCCGTGCTCCCCGTTTCCTCATACCGCCGTGTCATCTTCGCCAGCGTCTCGTCCGTGCTTGCCGCAGCGGTGGACGACGAGTTGCTGACTCGGAACCCGTGCCGAGCCCGTAGCGTACGGCCGCCGGCGTCGGTACCGCCGCGCGTCGTCCCTTGGACGCCGGATCGGCTCTTCGCAGTACGGACCGCCCTGCCGAAGCGATACCGGGCGATGGCCGACGCCGGCGGCGGATGCGGACTGCGACAGGGAGAGATTTTCGGACTGCCCGACGACCCCGACGACTTCCGCAGTGAATGGCTGCGGGTGACGAACCAGGTCAAGGTCGTCAACGGCCATCTCGTCTTCGCCCCGCCGAAGCGGGGCAAGGAGCGTGATGTGCCGCTCCCCCGGCGCGTCGCGCAGGCGTTCCGGGAGCATCGGAAGGAGTTCCCGCCCGTGGACGTGACCCTGCCATGGCTACGGCCGGGCGGGCCACTCGTGACGAAGCGGCTGCTCTTCTCCTTGCCGGGCGGCGGCGCCGTACGTCGGACCGACTTCAACACTCGGGTGTGGAAGGTGGCTTTGGTTCAGGCAGGCGTCATTCCCCAGCCGCAAGAGGGTGAGCGGCACCAGGCCGCCCGCGAGCACGGGATGCACGCGCTCAGGCACTTCTACGCGTCCGTCCTGCTCCACCACGGCGAGAACATCAAGGCTCTGAGTACCTACCTCGGGCACTCCGACCCCGGCTTCACGCTCCGCGTGTACACGCACCTCCTGGGGAACGCCGATGGGCGGACCCGTAGGGCGGTGGACGGCATGTACGAGGCGGGCGGTTTCACCTCAGACGGCCCACAGACGGCCCAGGAGGGATGA
- a CDS encoding glutamine synthetase family protein, with translation MDKQQEFVLRTLEERDIRFVRLWFTDVLGFLKSVAVAPAELEQAFDEGIGFDGSAIEGFARVYESDMIAKPDPSTFQILPWRAEAPGTARMFCDILMPDGSPSFADPRYVLKRILAKTSDLGFTFYTHPEIEFFLLKDKPLDGTRPVPADNSGYFDHTPQNVGMDFRRQAITMLESMGISVEFSHHEGAPGQQEIDLRYADALSTADNIMTFRLVMKQVALEQGVQATFMPKPFSEYPGSGMHTHLSLFEGDRNAFYESGAEYQLSKVGRSFIAGLLRHAAETAAVTNQWVNSYKRIWGGSSRTAGSGGEAPSYICWGHNNRSALIRVPMYKPGKMGSSRIEVRSIDSGANPYLTYAVLLAAGLKGIEEGYELPAGADDDVWALSDAERRAMGIEPLPQNLGEAISLMERSELVAETLGEHVFDFFLRNKKQEWEEYRSEVTAFELRKNLPVL, from the coding sequence ATGGACAAGCAGCAGGAATTCGTCCTCCGGACGCTCGAGGAGCGCGACATCCGCTTCGTGCGCCTGTGGTTCACCGACGTACTGGGCTTCCTGAAGTCCGTCGCGGTCGCACCGGCGGAGCTGGAGCAGGCCTTCGACGAGGGCATCGGTTTCGACGGCTCCGCGATCGAGGGCTTCGCCCGGGTCTACGAGTCCGACATGATCGCCAAGCCGGACCCGAGCACGTTCCAGATACTGCCGTGGCGCGCCGAGGCCCCCGGGACCGCCCGGATGTTCTGCGACATCCTGATGCCGGACGGCTCCCCGTCCTTCGCGGACCCGCGCTACGTCCTCAAGCGCATCCTGGCCAAGACCTCCGACCTGGGCTTCACCTTCTACACCCACCCGGAGATCGAGTTCTTCCTGCTGAAGGACAAGCCGCTGGACGGGACCCGCCCCGTCCCCGCCGACAATTCCGGCTATTTCGACCACACTCCACAGAACGTGGGCATGGACTTCCGCCGGCAGGCGATCACCATGCTCGAATCGATGGGCATCTCGGTCGAGTTCAGTCACCACGAGGGCGCGCCCGGCCAGCAGGAGATCGACCTGCGCTACGCCGACGCCCTCTCGACGGCCGACAACATCATGACGTTCCGCCTGGTCATGAAGCAGGTCGCCCTGGAACAGGGCGTCCAGGCCACCTTCATGCCGAAGCCGTTCTCCGAGTACCCCGGCTCCGGCATGCACACCCACCTCTCCCTCTTCGAGGGCGACCGCAACGCCTTCTACGAGTCGGGCGCCGAGTACCAGCTCTCGAAGGTCGGCCGCTCCTTCATCGCGGGCCTGCTGCGCCACGCCGCGGAGACGGCGGCGGTGACGAACCAGTGGGTCAACTCCTACAAGCGCATCTGGGGCGGCTCCTCGCGCACCGCCGGCTCGGGCGGCGAGGCCCCCTCGTACATCTGCTGGGGCCACAACAACCGCTCGGCCCTGATCCGCGTCCCGATGTACAAGCCGGGCAAGATGGGCTCCTCGCGCATCGAGGTCCGCTCGATCGACTCGGGCGCCAACCCGTACCTGACCTACGCGGTGCTCCTGGCGGCGGGCCTGAAGGGCATCGAGGAGGGCTACGAACTCCCCGCCGGCGCCGACGACGACGTCTGGGCCCTCTCCGACGCCGAACGCCGCGCGATGGGCATCGAACCCCTCCCCCAAAACCTCGGCGAAGCCATCTCCCTGATGGAACGCAGCGAACTCGTCGCCGAAACCCTGGGCGAACACGTCTTCGACTTCTTCCTCCGCAACAAGAAGCAGGAGTGGGAGGAATACCGCAGCGAGGTCACGGCTTTCGAACTCCGCAAAAACCTCCCGGTCCTCTAA
- a CDS encoding DUF3105 domain-containing protein: MASRTSDQNSPQARIAEMRRAEKARERRNKVLAIGISTAIVVGLVGFGTWVLIDQKQEEKQQAKDAAAARKAPVNGEQTWDPTKLGRNHVQTPVKYEMNPPVGGDHHPRWTNCDGDVYQNPLPEVNAVHSLEHGAVWVTYNEKAAKADVDKLAEKVGKTPYTLMSPVKEQAGAIMLSAWGKQLTVDSASDPRVAQFFTKYVQGPQTPEPGAACTNGLGDK, encoded by the coding sequence ATGGCCAGCAGGACGTCCGACCAGAACTCCCCCCAGGCGCGCATAGCCGAGATGCGCCGCGCCGAGAAGGCACGCGAACGGCGCAACAAGGTCCTCGCGATCGGCATCTCGACGGCGATCGTCGTGGGACTCGTCGGCTTCGGCACGTGGGTGCTGATCGACCAGAAGCAGGAAGAGAAGCAGCAGGCGAAGGACGCGGCCGCCGCCCGCAAGGCGCCCGTGAACGGGGAGCAGACCTGGGACCCGACCAAGCTCGGCCGCAACCACGTCCAGACGCCCGTGAAGTACGAGATGAACCCGCCGGTCGGCGGCGACCACCACCCCCGCTGGACGAACTGCGACGGCGACGTCTACCAGAACCCGCTGCCGGAGGTGAACGCCGTCCACTCGCTGGAGCACGGCGCGGTGTGGGTGACGTACAACGAGAAGGCCGCCAAGGCGGACGTCGACAAGCTCGCGGAGAAGGTCGGCAAGACCCCGTACACGCTGATGAGCCCGGTCAAGGAGCAGGCCGGGGCGATCATGCTCAGCGCGTGGGGCAAGCAGCTGACGGTGGACAGCGCGAGCGACCCGCGCGTGGCGCAGTTCTTCACCAAGTACGTGCAGGGCCCGCAGACCCCCGAGCCGGGCGCGGCCTGCACCAACGGCCTGGGCGACAAGTGA
- a CDS encoding DUF305 domain-containing protein, translating to MARTYWGAGAAVVLAALFAVGATVATASGSGGGDGAAHTPSLYSPDAGFARDMSVHHQQAVEMSFVVRDRTQDEAVRSLAYDIANTQANQRGMMLGWLDLWGLPKVVADEPPMAWMSEESGGHAASGAPAAHGGHAAKPGALMPGMATKEELAHLGAAGGRDAEVLYLQLMTDHHKGGVAMAEGCARQCRTPVERDLAQGMVDAQQSELRLMADMLRERGAAPRG from the coding sequence GTGGCGCGTACGTACTGGGGCGCCGGCGCGGCCGTGGTCCTCGCGGCGCTGTTCGCGGTCGGGGCCACGGTCGCCACCGCGAGCGGGTCGGGGGGCGGGGACGGGGCAGCCCACACCCCCTCCCTTTACTCCCCCGACGCGGGCTTCGCCCGGGACATGTCGGTCCACCACCAGCAGGCGGTGGAGATGTCCTTCGTGGTCCGCGACCGCACCCAGGACGAGGCCGTCCGCAGCCTCGCCTACGACATCGCCAACACGCAGGCCAACCAGCGCGGCATGATGCTCGGCTGGCTGGACCTGTGGGGGCTGCCGAAGGTGGTGGCCGACGAGCCGCCCATGGCCTGGATGTCGGAGGAATCCGGCGGGCACGCCGCGTCCGGCGCGCCCGCGGCGCACGGCGGGCATGCCGCCAAGCCGGGCGCGCTCATGCCCGGCATGGCCACCAAGGAGGAGCTCGCGCACCTCGGCGCCGCCGGCGGCCGGGACGCCGAGGTGCTCTACCTCCAGCTGATGACCGACCACCACAAGGGCGGTGTGGCCATGGCCGAGGGGTGCGCCCGCCAGTGCCGGACCCCCGTCGAACGCGACCTCGCCCAGGGCATGGTCGATGCGCAGCAGTCGGAGCTGAGGCTGATGGCGGACATGCTGCGGGAGCGCGGGGCGGCCCCGCGCGGCTGA
- a CDS encoding alpha/beta hydrolase: MTPRPRFVRVDGVPLHVLVEGPRAAAPGGSGGPGGPGGPPVVLSAGLAMAWFDWDPVAAELVARGRTVIRFDRPGHGLSAPAAEPPGAAAEAHRIAALLDALAVPGPVTVVGHSLAGFHAEAFARLHPGRTAALLLLDSSVEESPRTLLPAALRTGAARALGRAVSAVGLPAALGPAAREAAVRAGRAGRAADPAARDLVRRCYRTGRVWRGALLENARYPDMAAEVLALAARYPLSAPVTVLAAHDGGSARAARRWLDRQAALSERLGARFEVAAPAGHLVMLDRPHQVARAVLEAD; the protein is encoded by the coding sequence GTGACCCCCCGACCGCGCTTCGTCCGGGTGGACGGGGTCCCGCTGCACGTCCTCGTCGAGGGGCCGCGGGCCGCCGCCCCGGGCGGGTCGGGTGGGCCCGGCGGGCCGGGCGGGCCGCCCGTGGTGCTCAGCGCCGGGCTGGCCATGGCCTGGTTCGACTGGGACCCCGTCGCGGCGGAACTCGTCGCCCGGGGTCGTACGGTGATCCGCTTCGACCGTCCGGGGCACGGGTTGAGCGCCCCCGCCGCCGAGCCTCCGGGCGCCGCCGCCGAGGCGCACCGGATCGCCGCCCTGCTGGACGCGCTCGCGGTACCCGGGCCCGTCACCGTCGTCGGGCACTCCCTCGCCGGGTTCCACGCCGAGGCCTTCGCCCGCCTGCACCCCGGGCGCACCGCCGCCCTGCTGCTGCTCGACTCCAGCGTGGAGGAGAGTCCCCGTACGCTGCTGCCCGCCGCGCTGCGTACCGGCGCCGCCCGCGCGCTCGGCCGCGCCGTGAGCGCCGTCGGGCTGCCCGCCGCGCTCGGACCCGCCGCCCGGGAGGCCGCCGTACGGGCCGGGCGGGCGGGCCGGGCCGCCGACCCGGCCGCGCGGGACCTCGTACGCCGCTGCTACCGCACGGGCCGGGTCTGGCGCGGCGCCCTGCTGGAGAACGCCCGCTACCCCGACATGGCCGCCGAGGTACTCGCCCTGGCCGCGCGGTACCCGCTGAGCGCCCCCGTCACCGTCCTCGCGGCCCACGACGGCGGCTCCGCACGCGCCGCCCGCCGTTGGCTCGACCGGCAGGCCGCCCTGTCCGAACGGCTCGGAGCGCGCTTCGAGGTCGCCGCCCCGGCTGGCCACCTGGTCATGCTGGACCGCCCGCACCAGGTGGCGCGGGCGGTCCTGGAGGCCGACTGA
- a CDS encoding DUF998 domain-containing protein — translation MRTKGNAWVVAAVIGFGAAAYTAWVLEVVLSTGLNPIETYVSELAAQDQPMGGLFRATDFTAGMLAFLGGLLALLRLTRHAESRRPWAVVGWAGITLFGAATAADAWLPLSCAPTVDPECAARETAGLVPATHQAHAISSGLAMTGALTGIVALTVAARRYGRLAPLARYGPALVALELLVTVWTLTAIALFTAGRGTWALGAGQRLQVLCVAVWLGLLAWSVHTERRT, via the coding sequence ATGCGCACAAAAGGGAACGCGTGGGTCGTCGCCGCCGTGATCGGTTTCGGTGCCGCCGCCTACACCGCCTGGGTGCTCGAAGTCGTGCTCTCCACCGGCCTCAATCCCATCGAGACCTACGTCAGCGAGCTCGCCGCGCAGGACCAGCCGATGGGCGGCCTCTTCCGCGCCACCGACTTCACCGCCGGGATGCTCGCCTTCCTCGGCGGGCTCCTCGCCCTGCTGCGCCTGACCCGACACGCCGAATCCCGTCGCCCCTGGGCCGTCGTCGGCTGGGCCGGCATCACCCTCTTCGGCGCCGCCACCGCCGCCGACGCCTGGCTGCCGCTCAGCTGCGCACCCACCGTCGACCCCGAGTGCGCCGCCCGGGAGACCGCCGGGCTCGTCCCGGCCACCCATCAGGCCCACGCCATCAGCAGCGGCCTCGCCATGACCGGCGCCCTCACCGGGATAGTGGCCCTGACCGTCGCCGCCCGCCGCTACGGCCGGCTCGCGCCGCTCGCCCGCTACGGCCCCGCCCTGGTGGCCCTGGAACTCCTCGTCACCGTCTGGACGCTGACCGCCATCGCCCTGTTCACCGCCGGTCGCGGGACGTGGGCGCTGGGCGCCGGTCAGCGGCTCCAGGTGCTGTGCGTGGCCGTGTGGCTGGGGCTGCTCGCCTGGTCCGTGCACACGGAGCGGCGTACGTGA
- a CDS encoding DUF4190 domain-containing protein: MSTPTDPPGSPTTPPTEPTEPKDPAGTAIPEADAIPGPAAKLSLEKTPDGPTPTPEPTPAPEPEPEPEPAAYNPFAAPAPAPASTAFAPVDPAAGAPAAPPAAPPAGSWAGPAAPPPYGPPGYPGHSGYPGYPGHPAPNTPGNGMAVAGLVLGIIGVLVAIVPFVFWVGTLAGLTGLGLGIAGLVRARRGAPRKGLALTGAVLGLLSLAVSVGGFFLTVKIVDEVDRYDDSISDEYEWPEPDQYDDQYGDEYEDEGSGGYDGDPDAPAGPGVTTPLAFGATYSYPTDISVSVAQPRPYTTANEYIEVKNAVQVSFTLTNGTDRVQSFSSVLPTVTDDQGRPCRPVFDGRMPKRISGTVQPGRSVTGTAAFELPPGTERIRVRISPKPLQYQVRFAGPVG, encoded by the coding sequence ATGAGCACCCCCACCGACCCGCCCGGCAGCCCGACCACGCCCCCGACCGAGCCGACGGAGCCCAAGGACCCCGCCGGAACGGCGATACCGGAGGCGGACGCGATACCCGGGCCCGCGGCGAAGCTGTCGCTGGAGAAGACCCCGGACGGCCCCACCCCGACGCCCGAGCCGACCCCGGCCCCCGAGCCCGAGCCCGAGCCCGAGCCCGCCGCGTACAACCCCTTCGCCGCGCCCGCCCCGGCCCCCGCGTCCACGGCCTTCGCGCCCGTCGACCCCGCCGCGGGGGCGCCCGCGGCTCCCCCCGCCGCTCCCCCGGCCGGGTCCTGGGCCGGGCCCGCCGCCCCGCCCCCGTACGGCCCTCCCGGCTACCCGGGCCACTCGGGTTACCCGGGTTACCCCGGCCACCCCGCCCCCAACACGCCCGGGAACGGCATGGCCGTCGCCGGTCTGGTCCTCGGCATCATCGGCGTGCTCGTCGCCATCGTCCCGTTCGTCTTCTGGGTCGGCACCCTCGCCGGCCTCACCGGCCTCGGCCTCGGCATCGCCGGCCTGGTGCGCGCCCGGCGCGGCGCCCCGCGCAAGGGCCTCGCCCTCACGGGCGCGGTCCTCGGCCTGCTCAGCCTCGCGGTCTCGGTCGGCGGCTTCTTCCTCACCGTCAAGATCGTCGACGAGGTGGACCGGTACGACGACTCCATCAGCGACGAATACGAGTGGCCCGAACCCGACCAGTACGACGACCAGTACGGCGACGAGTACGAGGACGAGGGCAGCGGCGGGTACGACGGGGACCCGGACGCCCCCGCCGGGCCCGGAGTGACGACCCCGCTCGCGTTCGGGGCGACGTACAGCTACCCGACGGACATCTCGGTGAGCGTCGCGCAGCCGCGCCCGTACACGACGGCCAACGAGTACATCGAGGTGAAGAACGCCGTCCAGGTGAGCTTCACCCTCACCAACGGCACCGACCGGGTGCAGTCCTTCTCCTCCGTGCTGCCGACCGTCACCGACGACCAGGGTCGTCCGTGCCGACCGGTCTTCGACGGCCGCATGCCGAAGCGGATCTCCGGCACCGTCCAGCCGGGCCGCTCCGTCACCGGGACGGCCGCCTTCGAGCTCCCGCCGGGCACCGAGCGGATCCGCGTCCGGATCTCCCCGAAGCCCCTGCAGTACCAGGTGAGGTTCGCGGGCCCCGTCGGCTGA